The sequence AATAACAAATCCTGCATTTCTTTCCGATATAACGGATCCAAGGCCGAAAATGCCTCGTCCATCAACAGAATCTCGGCATCATTGGCCAAAGCGCGCGCGAGACCAACCCGCTGCTGCATCCCGCCTGATAACTGATCTGGATATTGGTCGTCATACCCGGTCAAGCCGACTAGTGTCAATGCTTCATGAGCTTTCCTGTTTCGTACATCTAACGGAAACTTTTTAAGCTCCAATCCATAAGCCGCATTTTGTAATACGGACTTATGCGGAAACAAGGCAAAATTTTGAAAAACCATGCCGATCTTATCTTGGCGCAAGTGACGTAATTCTTCCTTACTGAGGCCCATCACACCTTGTTCATCGATTTCAATATCCCCATCAGTCGAATTTATCAAGCGGTTGATCATTCGGATAATCGTAGACTTTCCACTTCCAGACAGCCCCATGATTACAAACAGTTCACCTTCATTAACAGCAAAACTAGCTTGATTAACTCCAACAGTACAACCTGTCTGCGAAAGGATCTCTGCTTTAGACTTTCCCTCACGCAACAATTTTTTTGCTAGAGATATTTGCTTTCCAAAAATCTTAGTTACATTTTTAACTTTAACTTTTTCTACCAACATACACCTCCATGTATTAGCATGTTACCCAGATTATTATTCATAAGGAATAATAATCTGGGTAATATGCGCCACGCGCTTGGGTAGACATGGTGTA comes from Lactobacillus sp. CBA3606 and encodes:
- a CDS encoding glycine betaine/L-proline ABC transporter ATP-binding protein; protein product: MVEKVKVKNVTKIFGKQISLAKKLLREGKSKAEILSQTGCTVGVNQASFAVNEGELFVIMGLSGSGKSTIIRMINRLINSTDGDIEIDEQGVMGLSKEELRHLRQDKIGMVFQNFALFPHKSVLQNAAYGLELKKFPLDVRNRKAHEALTLVGLTGYDDQYPDQLSGGMQQRVGLARALANDAEILLMDEAFSALDPLYRKEMQDLLLQIQEKMHKTIIFIGHDLNEALKLGDRIMIMRDGHIEQIDNPEDILTHPANDYVERFIEGVDRTKVLTASSVMTQAQVVNIGKAGPRVALRRMRANDISSIYVVDNDNKFVGFADAHDVSDLIKKGSEDLKSVLRTDVPKTSVDMPINALINDISKAAIPYVVLDDDDHLLGIILRSSVLAAIAGEEVSA